One window from the genome of Molothrus ater isolate BHLD 08-10-18 breed brown headed cowbird chromosome 5, BPBGC_Mater_1.1, whole genome shotgun sequence encodes:
- the REP15 gene encoding rab15 effector protein, whose translation MWKQPPPAEKMGQKVSQEDNHENKAETLVMCEVFSQGVLHASQRLKDYLGFVDPQSKFQPATNTLSEIFLVNFIGFCVGKGMEEQIMTSKMTKQQSSLFGVDWIWTLCGSDKQIKLQIAVQALQPAELFHGEGAAEDCCREAALADECFQNMSRFEKLAQFCRLVGRDCLGLFVVFGVPGKPKDIRGVLLDSVAKEEQKCRLTGRNALWQFVTSTDSSLPTKDMLENCLGTKNRLKDVDNVYINFV comes from the coding sequence ATGTGGAAACAACCTCCTCCAGCAGAGAAAATGGGCCAGAAGGTCTCCCAGGAGGACAACCATGAGAACAAGGCTGAAACGCTGGTCATGTGTGAAGTCTTCAGCCAGGGTGTGCTCCATGCATCGCAAAGGCTGAAGGACTACCTGGGTTTTGTGGATCCTCAAAGCAAATTCCAGCCAGCCACGAACACGCTGAGCGAGATCTTCCTGGTCAACTTCATCGGCTTCTGCGTGGGAAAGGGCATGGAGGAGCAGATCATGACCAGCAAAATGACCAAGCAGCAATCCTCCCTGTTCGGAGTGGACTGGATCTGGACTCTGTGTGGGTCTGACAAGCAGATCAAGCTGCAGATTGCCGTGCAGGCTCTGCAGCCGGCCGAGCTCTTCCACGGCGAGGGGGCTGCCGAGGATTGCTGCCGGGAGGCCGCGCTGGCCGACGAGTGCTTCCAGAACATGAGCAGGTTTGAGAAGCTGGCCCAGTTCTGCCGCCTGGTGGGACGGGACTGCCTGGGCTTGTTCGTGGTGTTCGGCGTGCCAGGGAAGCCCAAGGACATCCGAGGAGTCCTGCTGGACAGCGTTGCCAAGGAGGAGCAAAAATGCCGCCTGACAGGCAGGAATGCGCTGTGGCAATTTGTCACCAGCACTGACAGCTCCCTGCCCACAAAAGACATGCTGGAAAATTGCCTGGGCACCAAAAACAGGCTGAAGGATGTGGACAATGTGTACATAAACTTTGTGTGA